AAGCATCACGAGCAATTGCTGCCGGAACTGAAAGAGACGCCCACCATGCGCGCCCTGCATCTGCTGGCTGTTTCCAAGGTGCGCAAAGACCAATACCGCGCGACATGGGATGCATGCTTCCGCGATCTCAGCGATCAGACCGGCATGGTGTGCATGCTCCTGGATGCCTCCATGAAGGCGAAAAATGCGAAGGACGGCATCGCTGCCATCACCGCTTTGGAGAAACTTCTCGGTGAAGATCGTTTCTTCCATTTCTTACGCGCAGATTTCTTTGTGAAAGTCGGTGCTCTGGATGCAGCCTTTACCAGCACAGGTCAGTCTCTCGCCCAGTTCCGACGCTATGACTACCGCAGCCGCAGCTACCTGTATCTCTGCATGAACATGGAGAAATGGCAGGAAGCAGCGGTATTTTTGCGCGAACTGGAACGCGATACCGGCAAAGAATCCGTGGCCTTCCTCGCGGAGAACCCTCAATTCGCCAGCATCGCCAATAGCGACGCTTTTAAGTCATGGCTACGCAGTCCCATCAAACGCCGTTATGATCCAGAGTTGCTCGCTCGCGTGCAGAGCCAAAGTGGAACTGCTGCCGCCTACCCAGCTCGCCCAGTCCCGGTGTCCACTGGCACAGCACCAGTCCAAACCACCCCGTCAGCTCCTGCTGCTCCCTACACCTTAAAAGGTATCATCTATTCCAGCCGCCCCAGCGCCACCATCAACAACAAGTTCGTCATGGTCGGAGATAAAGTGGGTGCCGCCAAAGTCCTCACCATTGAGACCAACTACGTCGTAATCGAAGTGGATGGAAAACAGGAAAAACTGACACTGACAACCGACACTCCTTAGCTCTCGATATAAACAGTAACTGTTCATGAGCACATCCATCCGCTCTATCGACCAGCTCAATGCCGAATTGGCCAAGGGTGCAAGGCCGAAGTATCTCTACTTTTGGGGCCACACTCCTGCCAACGATGGCAGTGTCACCAAGTCCTGTTTCAGCCAATGGTGGGTCTCGCCCTTTGTCATTGATGGCATCACTTACCCGACAGCCGAGCATTACATGATGGCTTCCAAAGCCCGTCTCTTCGATGACCAAGAGGCTTGCGAACGCGTCCTGACTGCCAAGCATCCTAAACAGGCAAAAGAGATCGGTCGGCAGGTGAAAGGTTTCGATGACGCCGTTTGGAAGGAAGAACGATTCGGATTCGTGGTCACCGGCAACCACGCCAAATTCTCCCAACACGCCGACCTGCGCTATTTCCTCTTAAACACAGGCGATAAAGTGCTCATAGAAGCCAGCCCCTACGATCGCATCTGGGGCATCGGCCTCTCCGCCAGTGATGAACGTGCGGAAAAGCCTTCTCAATGGCGCGGACTCAATCTTCTGGGCTTCGCGCTGATGGAAGTGCGTGAGCGTTTGAAAGTTTAATGCCAGGTTTGCCGGTTCTGACAATCATTTCCCTCCGCCTCTAGTTATCACAAAGTTTGTTTGTGCTAATGGAAAAATCGATCTTCCACAGCGGAGGCGGCACATCTCCATGCTTCATTTTTAGGGGACGCGATAAAAAAGCATAAGCATTTTCTTCATGGTAAAAATCCAATGTCCCTCCGAAAATCTTCTGTAATTCATCCGTACTCATCCCGCGTCGAATACGCCCAGATTCGATCTCGCTAATGCACCACAAAAGCCTCTCAACTGATACCCCTTGTGAAGATTGAATTTCAGGAGCAGTCCGGCATCCCATCCCGGGAAGAATTACGAGCAAAGCACACACAATAATCCAGAAGCGCTTGGTATTTTTCACTTTGAACATATCCCGGAGCTTCCAACTTTGGTCTCTATTGTCGTGAATTGACTGGCTGTGGCTTATTCAGAACCTCTGTCATTTCTCTTCCATCGGCAAGCCGGCCAAAATCACCGCAGCCTTGTCCAGAACCCGGCATAAACTTTTGATTCATGGGACGTGGGCCTATGCTGCTATGAAGCGGTTCGGGTAAAAGACACGGAAAAACCGTCGCGTTTTTTGATTTCGCGGGGATTTTTCCGAAGAAGATGGAGCGAGCGAAGGGATTCGAACCCTCGACATTCACCTTGGCAAGGTGACGCTCTACCAGACTGAGCTACGCTCGCTTCCGTTCCGTAAAGCGGGGCAGATTAAGCGGCAGACCGTCCAAGATTGCAAGTCCTCTTTTAAAAGTTTTTTTACCCCCTTGGAGCGCGGCCTTCAGGCCGCCTAAATATCCTTAAGCAAATGAGGCTCTGATTCTTCCCTAAAGCATTCACCAGCAAGACTTCACCCAAATCCGGTTGAAAACAAAAAAGCGGCAGCTTCCGCTGCCGCTTTCTAAAATATCCAGAATCAACGACTTACTCGAAGTCGTAGATGTTCACCTTCTTGCACACCCGCTTGAACACCTTCTCCACGAAGTCGATGTGCAAGGGATGCACTTGGTAATCGTCCTGCGCCTTCTTGTCCGGGAAAACGAGGTTCAGGGCGACTTGATAGGTCTGATCCACCACGGGGCGATGGCTGCCGACCATCTTGCCAACGTGGAAATGGAGCACGCCAGGAATGGGGCGGAGATACTTCTCAGCGCCTTCGATGAGTTCATCCGCTGCCTTGGGATTGGCAGGGTCCGTCCAAAAGATCACAACATGTGAAAACATGGGGCGAAGCCTAGCGAAGACCTTTTTCCCTGCAATCGAAAAGCGGGCCAAGAAATCGGGGACCGTCAAAAGACACGAATTTCACGAATCCACACGAATTGACTCTTGAGATTTCTCTAGAGCTTGGAGCTTTGGACTTGGGATTTTCGCTCATTCCTTGGTCATTCACTTCACGTAGCCATTCGCGCGGAACCATTCGACGGCGTCGGCGAGGGCTTGGCGCGGAGGGGTCTGGGGGAGGCCGAGTTCGCGGACGGCTTTCGCGGGGCTGAAGAACATCTTGTACTTCGCCATGCGGACGCCAGCGAGGGGGGCCTTGGGCGGTTTGCCGGTGAACTTGGCGAAGAATTCATCGAAGTGCGCGGCGGTGTGAGCCACGAAGTAAGGCACTTGAAACTTCGGAGCGGGCACGTCGGTAATCTCCTGAAGAACGGCAAAGGCGTCTTTCATGGTCCAATTGCCATCCATGCTGCCGAGGATGTAGCGCTCGCCCACCCTGCCCTTTTCCGCAGCAAGGATGTGGCCGATGGCGACATCGCGGACGTGGGCCCAGTTCAGGCCGGTGTCCAGGTAAGCCGGCATCTGGCGGTTCACGAAGTCCACGATAACCTTCCCTGTGGGCGTCGGCTTCACATCGCGAGGGCCGATGGGGGCGCTGGGGTTCACGATGACGATGGGCAGGCCCTTCGCGGCGAGTTCGCGCGCGACCACTTCAGCCTTCCACTTGGAGAGCTTGTAGTGATTGCTCATCTGGGACTCGGCGACGGGCGTGGCTTCATCGGTGGGTTGCACCTGACCGTTCACTTCCTTCGGCAAGCCGATGCAACCCACGGTGCTGGTGTAAACGATGCGCGAGCAGCCCGCCTGATGCGCGGCGGTGAGGACGTTCCGTGTGCCGTCAACATTCGCGGCATACATGGGCGCGTAATCCGGCAGCCACAGGTGATAACTGGCCGCCACGTGAAAGGCCCAGTCGCAGCCTTGCAAGCCCTTGCGGAGCGACTCCACATCACCGACATCGCCCAGAACTGCCTCGTAATCAGCGGCCTGCAAGCCGCGCACATCCGCTCCCGGTCGCAACAGGCAGCGCACCGAATGCCCGCGCGCATTCAATTCATGAACGAGATTGGCGCCGATAAAGCCCGAGCCGCCCGTGACGAAACATTTCATTGGCGGGAGATGATTCGGGTTTGGGCGAGTAATTCAACCACGGATTCATCTGCATTCCCGTGGCAATCCTTGAAGTTATGGAATGGTTTAGAGCGGTTTCGAATTTAGCGTCATTCTGATCGGCGCATCGGACATCGGGAGAATACCCGGCTTGCCCTGGACGCGTTCTCACGCCACCTTGTCCGCACATGGCCCTGCATCGTCTCGTCATCGTGAGCGACATTCACTACGCCGGAGCCGCCGAACAGGCGCGCGGCAATGATTACGAGATGCAGGCCATCACCTCAGGTTTCCGCCGGTGGATGGTGCGGATGTGGCGGCATCATCTGTGGTTACGCGATCCCTTCGGACACAACCAGAAGCTCGATCACTTTCTCTCCGAATGCCCGCAGGCGGATTATGTCATTGCGAATGGGGATTACTCGTGCGATTCCGCGTTCATCGGAGTGAGCGATGAGGCGGCTTGCGCGAGCGCGGTGGAGTGTCTGGGCAAGTTAAGGGATAAATTTAACAGCGAGTTGCGCACAACTATCGGCGATCACGAGTTCGGCAAAAAGAGTCTCGGCTCTGGCAGTGGCGGCATGAAGCTGGCGAGCCTGAAGACGACGCGGGACACCTTGAAACTGCCGACGAGCTGGCGGATGGAGCTGGATAAGTATGTGGTCATCGGCATGACGTCATCGCTGGCGGCTTCGCCTTCATTGATCGGTGATCAAGCTGAGGATGAGCAAGAGGGCTGGCAGGCGGAACATCAGCAGCACATGTCGGAGGTGCGGGAATTGTTTCGCGGCATTGATTCCACACGGCGCATCATCCTCTTCTGTCATGATCCCACCGCCCTGCCCTTTTTATGGGAAGATGCGGAGGTGCGCCGGTTCATACCACAGATCGAGCGCACGATCATCGGTCATCTGCACTCGAACCTCATCTTCCGGCAGGCGACGCTCATGGCGGGATTACCCGCGATCCGCTTTCTAGGACCAACCATCACGCGCAACACGCAGGCGGTGAATCGCGCGCGTCTATGGAAACCTTTCAACGTGCAGCTCTGCCCATCACTGGCGGGCATGCAGCTCTTGCGCGATGGCGGCTACCTCACGATGGAACTGGATGGAAACGCAGGCGCTCCGGCGACAAGCCAGTTCCACAGCGTGCCGTGGTAAGTGAGTGAAGGCGGTTTATGTCTTCAGCTTTTTCTCGAGAATCTCGCCGACGAGTGCCGGGTTCGCCTTGCCTTTGCTCAGCTTCATCACCTGGCCCTTGAGAGAATTGATCGCGGCGACTTTGCCACTGCGATAATCCTCAACAATCTTTGGATTCGCGGCGATGACTTCATCGCAGAATTTCTCCAGAGCGCCGGTGTCGCTGACCTGTATCCACCCATTTTTCTCAACGATGGTCATCGGAGCAGCGCCTGTCGCGAACATCTCGGCGAACACATCTTGCGCGATCTTGTTGCTGATCTTGCCGGAGTCCACGAGATCCACGAGTTCTGCGAAGGAATCGGGAGCGAACTTCAGATCTTTCACCGTCAGGAGCGTCATGTCCGCGGAGTCGATGCCCATGGCGGACTGCTCGGCCATGGAGGCTTCATTCGCCTCGGTGAGTTTGGCGCGCAGGTTGTTGATGACCCAGTTCGCCACGCCTTTCGGATTCTTCGACTTCTTGGCGATGGGTTCAAAGTAATCGCCCAAGGCCACATCGTTTTTGAAGATCTCAGCGTCACCGGCGGGCAACTGATAATCCGTGATGAAGCGGTGTTTGCGCGCAAGCGGGAGTTCCACGACGCGCTTCTGCACTTCGAGGAGCCACGCTTCAGTGGGTTCGAACGGCATCAGGTCGGGATCGGGGAAATAGCGGTAATCGTGGGCGTCTTCCTTGCTGCGCATCTCTTCAGTGATGCACGCGACGTCATCCCAGCGGACGGTGGATTGCGTCAGCTTGCGACCGGCTTTGACTTCAGCGATCTGGCGGGGGATCTCATGCTCCAGCGCCTTGCGGGCACCGCTGAAGGTGTTCATGTTCTTGATCTCGATCTTCACGCCGAGCTCTTTGCTGCCCTTGGGGCGCACGCTGACATTCACATCGCAGCGCACCATGCCCTTCTCCATGTCGCAATCACTCACACCGCCGTAGGACAGGATGTCTTTCAAAGCGTTCAAGTAAGCGTAGGCCATGTCCGGGCTGGTGATGTCCGGCTCGGAAACGATCTCGAGCAACGGCACACCGGCGCGGTTGCAATCCACACCACTGCGGTTATCCAAATGAGAATTCTTGCTGACGTCCTCCTCCAAGTGCGCGCGGGTGATGCGGACACGTTTGAGCTCGCCCTCGTGTTCGAATTCCACATAACCACTCTGCGTGGAGGGCTGCGCGTACTGCGTGATCTGGTAATTTTTCGGGACGTCCGGGTAGAAGTAATTCTTGCGATCGAACTTCGCACGGCCAGGGATCTGGCAGTTCAGCAGGTAACCGGTAAGCACGGTGAGCTTCAGCGCTTCCTCGTTCGCCACGGGCAGGACGCCGGGCATGCCGAGGCAGACGGGGCAGACGTTGGTATTGGGTTCTGCGCCGAACGAGTTCGCGCAACCGCACCACATCTTCGATTTCGTTTTGAGCTGGACGTGTGTTTCCAACCCGATGACCGCTTCGTATTCCATAGGCACTTACTGCTTAATGCGCCGTGACTATGGCGAAAACGGGGCGGGTGTGCACATGAAATTTTTCAGGGAAAAGTGTAACGCGAATTTCGCGAATTAGCGCGAATATCCGAGGTTGCGTTTGGAGCGTGGCTTGAGCATTTGATGTTCATAGCGCGGAAAAGGTTACGGCAAAGCGGCAGCTTTGCCCCACCTTGATTGGCAGGACGGAGCTGCCGCTCCGGTATTGCTTTCGACCGCCCTTAGGTTTACGGCACTTTCAGGAGCATGAAGGAGTCGAGTTCGGTACCGCCTTCCCTGCCCTTCACATCGATGTTCAGGGTGCCGGTGGTGAGGGGCATGTTCGTGCCTACGGCGCGCCAGGTCCAGAGGTTCGTGGTGTGGGGGACAGACCAGAGGTAGTTCGAGCCGCCGTTGATGGAGAGGAAGAAGCTGTCGGAATTACCATTCTGCGCGCGGGTACGACCGAGCAGGAGGTAGTTGCCGTTCGCGTAGATAGGAATCTGGTAGTTCGCGATGTTCGTGGCTTGGTTGCTGCCGAAGGGTGAGGTGAGCGAATTACCGGTGACAGCGTTCACGTTGTTCGTGAGGACAAAGCCTGAATAAGACTCGGGCGAGAGCGAGGGTGCTTTCGCGGTGCTCGGGCGGTTCAGCCAGAGGTAATCGAGCTTGGCATTAGCCTCGCGAGCGTAGAGGCGCAAGGTGTGAGTGCCGGGGGTGAGATAGAAGCGGATCATCGGGCGCAAAGGACCGAAGGTGACGGGCTGAAATTCCCAACGGCCGCGCACATGCCAATCCACCATGGTGCCGCCATCGAGCTGCACATAGAAGCTGTCATCCGTGCCCGCGACGGAATGCGTGGAGCCGCCGAGGGCGTAGTCGGAAGCGTAGTCTACATTGAAGGTCCATTGCGCGTAGTTCGTGCTGCCGGTGATGACGGAGCTGGAGAGATAGGAGCCGAACGGGCGCTTGGCATCGGTGGTCAAGGCCATCGCACCGGAGCGTGTGGCGGTGGCGGGCTTGAACATGAGGCCGGTCATCTTGAGCGCGCCATCGAGTGTCGGGGTGTTGAACTCGCATTGCGTGCGATAGAGGCGCAGCGTGGATGGTGGCGGGTTGATGGGATTGCCGTTCGCATCCAAGCGTGGGGCATCGCGATAGGCGGGCAAGGTTTCCCAGCGCAGATAGTAATGTTGATCCGCGTAAGCCAAACCGCCGGAGCGCAGGCGCCGCACGCCCATGGAATCACCGTCATGCGTGTAATTGATCTCGGGTGTGCTGCTGTCGAAGTAGGCGTTCGGCGAGGTGGGCGTGTTCGCAGATGTGTAGGAGGCGGTGTTCGGGAAGGTGATCAGGACTTTGCGCAGGAGCATTTCATCCAACACATAGGGGCCACTGTTCGTATCGGTGACGCCTGCGGCGGTGACCATGGAGACGCTGACGGTAGCAAGGCCATCGAGAGGATCATCCGCGCTGAAGGTATTCCCCACGCTGCCGCCGGGCGGCAGGCTGCCACCGCCAGTGAACTCCCAACGCATGGAGGACGTAGTGAGTTTCACGATGTTCCATACATTCGATCCGGCGATGGGTCGCGCGGCATAGACCTGTGATTTCCCGGCGCTGTCGTACTTGTGATACGCCACGAGCGGCACGCCATCGCGATCAAAGGAGAGTTTCGGCTGGCCATTCAAGAGACCACCGAGCTGCGGGACGTTATCAATCG
This genomic stretch from Verrucomicrobiia bacterium harbors:
- a CDS encoding NADAR family protein, whose translation is MSTSIRSIDQLNAELAKGARPKYLYFWGHTPANDGSVTKSCFSQWWVSPFVIDGITYPTAEHYMMASKARLFDDQEACERVLTAKHPKQAKEIGRQVKGFDDAVWKEERFGFVVTGNHAKFSQHADLRYFLLNTGDKVLIEASPYDRIWGIGLSASDERAEKPSQWRGLNLLGFALMEVRERLKV
- the hpnA gene encoding hopanoid-associated sugar epimerase; this translates as MKCFVTGGSGFIGANLVHELNARGHSVRCLLRPGADVRGLQAADYEAVLGDVGDVESLRKGLQGCDWAFHVAASYHLWLPDYAPMYAANVDGTRNVLTAAHQAGCSRIVYTSTVGCIGLPKEVNGQVQPTDEATPVAESQMSNHYKLSKWKAEVVARELAAKGLPIVIVNPSAPIGPRDVKPTPTGKVIVDFVNRQMPAYLDTGLNWAHVRDVAIGHILAAEKGRVGERYILGSMDGNWTMKDAFAVLQEITDVPAPKFQVPYFVAHTAAHFDEFFAKFTGKPPKAPLAGVRMAKYKMFFSPAKAVRELGLPQTPPRQALADAVEWFRANGYVK
- a CDS encoding BNR-4 repeat-containing protein, which encodes MTIPCVSRYFGLASLLFALVIPRITHGAANDDFPNDPLAKGAALDIDPAWSGHSVGFSFLTLKDVQIAAYYNQYRQVTLAARNMNSLQWYKVALNSTVGWDSHNYLTLTTDSLGYLHLSGNLHRNPMNYWRSSSPVTSASQFTNGFMTKLTTLVNTSTENDTTYPGFFLGPKEEFIFSYRNHTGNASGNWHLLRYSPSPKTFAHATGGAAVFNWTGNYSVYPNFVVNGGYVHCLWVWRGTTSADSNYRLSYMRTSNFTNWTDAFGRAVTLPVTPSQSLTTIDNVPQLGGLLNGQPKLSFDRDGVPLVAYHKYDSAGKSQVYAARPIAGSNVWNIVKLTTSSMRWEFTGGGSLPPGGSVGNTFSADDPLDGLATVSVSMVTAAGVTDTNSGPYVLDEMLLRKVLITFPNTASYTSANTPTSPNAYFDSSTPEINYTHDGDSMGVRRLRSGGLAYADQHYYLRWETLPAYRDAPRLDANGNPINPPPSTLRLYRTQCEFNTPTLDGALKMTGLMFKPATATRSGAMALTTDAKRPFGSYLSSSVITGSTNYAQWTFNVDYASDYALGGSTHSVAGTDDSFYVQLDGGTMVDWHVRGRWEFQPVTFGPLRPMIRFYLTPGTHTLRLYAREANAKLDYLWLNRPSTAKAPSLSPESYSGFVLTNNVNAVTGNSLTSPFGSNQATNIANYQIPIYANGNYLLLGRTRAQNGNSDSFFLSINGGSNYLWSVPHTTNLWTWRAVGTNMPLTTGTLNIDVKGREGGTELDSFMLLKVP
- a CDS encoding Dabb family protein; the protein is MFSHVVIFWTDPANPKAADELIEGAEKYLRPIPGVLHFHVGKMVGSHRPVVDQTYQVALNLVFPDKKAQDDYQVHPLHIDFVEKVFKRVCKKVNIYDFE
- the gatB gene encoding Asp-tRNA(Asn)/Glu-tRNA(Gln) amidotransferase subunit GatB, whose product is MEYEAVIGLETHVQLKTKSKMWCGCANSFGAEPNTNVCPVCLGMPGVLPVANEEALKLTVLTGYLLNCQIPGRAKFDRKNYFYPDVPKNYQITQYAQPSTQSGYVEFEHEGELKRVRITRAHLEEDVSKNSHLDNRSGVDCNRAGVPLLEIVSEPDITSPDMAYAYLNALKDILSYGGVSDCDMEKGMVRCDVNVSVRPKGSKELGVKIEIKNMNTFSGARKALEHEIPRQIAEVKAGRKLTQSTVRWDDVACITEEMRSKEDAHDYRYFPDPDLMPFEPTEAWLLEVQKRVVELPLARKHRFITDYQLPAGDAEIFKNDVALGDYFEPIAKKSKNPKGVANWVINNLRAKLTEANEASMAEQSAMGIDSADMTLLTVKDLKFAPDSFAELVDLVDSGKISNKIAQDVFAEMFATGAAPMTIVEKNGWIQVSDTGALEKFCDEVIAANPKIVEDYRSGKVAAINSLKGQVMKLSKGKANPALVGEILEKKLKT
- a CDS encoding metallophosphoesterase, giving the protein MALHRLVIVSDIHYAGAAEQARGNDYEMQAITSGFRRWMVRMWRHHLWLRDPFGHNQKLDHFLSECPQADYVIANGDYSCDSAFIGVSDEAACASAVECLGKLRDKFNSELRTTIGDHEFGKKSLGSGSGGMKLASLKTTRDTLKLPTSWRMELDKYVVIGMTSSLAASPSLIGDQAEDEQEGWQAEHQQHMSEVRELFRGIDSTRRIILFCHDPTALPFLWEDAEVRRFIPQIERTIIGHLHSNLIFRQATLMAGLPAIRFLGPTITRNTQAVNRARLWKPFNVQLCPSLAGMQLLRDGGYLTMELDGNAGAPATSQFHSVPW